TACCCATAGTTATATTATTACGTGCAACTGGCTGGAGAATATCAGATATTTTAAATCTTAGATATGATAATTGCCTAGATCACACTCCTCAAGGTTGGTATATATGTGGAGACATAAAGAAAACACAAGTGTTAAATCATAGAGTTCCAATTACTGATGAGGTTGCAGCTGTTGTTAAATCAGTAATACAGATAACAATACCTAAAAGCAATGAATTTAACAATCCTAATAAATTACTCTTTGTGAGGTTAAGAGGTAAACGTGCTGGAAATCCTCCAGAAGCAAGATGTGTCAGTGATTATCTTAATCGTCTCGCAATTGAAAAAAATATAATAGATGATGATGGCAATATCTTTCATTTTAAAAACCATGCCTTTAGACATACAAAGGCTATTGAACTCATTAATAATGGGATGAGCTTGCTTCATGTTCAAAAGTGGATGGCCCATGCATCACCTGAAATGACACTTACATACGCTAAAATACTTGACACTACAATGAGAAAATCATGGGAAGAAGTTACTAAGCAAGGACTTTTTAGAATTGATGATGCTGGTAAGCTAAAAAAGATAGATATATCAGATATAGAAAATGAAGATATTATTGAGTGGGAATATATAAGGCATAATCTAGATGCTGTTAGGATGCCTTTAGGCTATTGCATAAAGCCCAAGAAACAAGAGTGTCATACTCAATTGAATCCTTGTCTAATATGCCGTAATCTTTGTACTACTCCAGACTTTATACCACAATTTGAATTGGAGATTCAGGAAACAAAAGCTGTAATTGAACGTGGAAAAGCTCAAAATCGTAGTGTATGGATTGAAAAAAATCAGGCTCTCCTAGAAAGGTATGAAACTATTCTAGAATTACTAAAGCAAGGTAAAATACATCATAAGGCTGGAAAGAAAGGTAGAGAATATACTGAGGAGGAGAAGAACAATGCCCAGCAGCCATGTTAGGAATATCAAAGGCTTAAAAGAATATGCCCAAGATAAAAAAGAGGAAGTCACTAAACGTGTGGATGCTACAATCCAAAAGCTTATTATTGAGAAAAAACCTATTAACTTTAATAGTGTTTCAATAGAAGCTAACGTATCTAAAACTTATCTATATACGCATAAGGATGTTCGTAAAAGAATAGAGGAATTAAGAGTAAGGCAGATAGAAGTATTTTCTTCTAAAAATATGAAAAAACAAATGACAGAGAACAACAAAGATACTCTTCTTATAGCCAAGAATAAAAAAATTAAAGAGCTATCTGAGGAAGTAAAAAGATTAAAACAAGAACTTATGTATTTGCAGGGGAAAATTTATGATAAAAGTTAGCCTCCAGATATAAGTCTTGGAGGCATTTAAAATCCTACATCGAGTACATATAAACAAAGTTGAAACCTTTAATTTAGGCCATTCTTCAAGTCTTAGTATAGATAATAACACGGCTGCTGGTATTACCCCTAAAATAAAGACAGTATCTTCACCTTTTGATAAAGAAGTGAATATTGAAGAACTTATTAAATCAAAACCAGATGTAGTTGTATTATGGTCGGGTAAAGAAGCACTTCAGAAAAAAATAGAACAATTAAATATACCTGTAGTTATAATATCCTATGATACACCAGAAGAACTTAAGAAGTCTGTAACTTTAATGGGGAATTTACTTGGAGAAGAAGAAACTAAAAAAGCTTCTCAATTTTGTTCCTACTATGATTCTAATATAAAGCGTATTACTGAAAAAACTTCATCTATTTCTGACAATGACAAATTAAAAGTGTATTATTCAGCAGATAGCCCTTTAAGTACCGATGGAAATAACTCAATAGTTACTTCCTGGATAGAAATAGCTGGTGGCATAAACACAGCTGCACAAAATGGAGTTAAAGGTATGTCTCAAACTGTTTCTATGGAAAATGTAGTCCAATGGAATCCTGATGTAATTATAGTCAGAGATGCGCCTAACAAAGATGCAATTTTAAAAGATGAGCGATTTAAAGACATCAATGCAGTTAAAAATAATAAAGTTTATATAAATCCCAAAGGTGTAAATGTGTGGTGTGCAAGAAGTGGTGATAATGCACTACAAGTATTATGGGCAGCTAAAACTTTATACCCTGACATGTTTACAGATATAGATATGAATAAAGAGGTAGAAGAATTTTACAAAGCATATTATAACTATAATGTAAACAGTGAAGATCTAGAAGATATAATGAATCCTAAAAAATAAATTCATAAATTTAAAGCTCATATAGCATTTTTGTATTCCTATGTTATATGAGCTTTAATAAATAACATTAGCCTTGCAAAATACTATGAAATAGTAGATAATATGTTTAATGATTACTGCTTTAGTTTAAAGTAGTTCAATTCATATTATTTTATTAAAAAGGTGGATCATTTATATGAAAGATAAAACATCATTATCGGCACAAGAAGTAGCCGAGCTTTTAGATATATCAAAAAATACAGTATATGATTTGATTAAAAAAGGTGAATTGCCTTCTTATCGTATTGGCCGAAAGGTTCGTGTTGATATTGAAGATGTTGAATATTATAAAAATAAAAGCAGAACTAATAATATTAAAATTATTAATCCTATTACTGAACGTAAGACTCAGGTACCCCAACAGCAGTCGTTAACTGAAGACAAAAATTTTATCATATGCGGCCAGGAACTGCTTCTTGATGTATTGACACAACACCTGGGACATTATCCAAATGAATTTCAAGTACTAAGAAGATACATAGGAGGCTATGACGGGTTGATAAACCTATATAAAGGCAATGCCTCTGTTACTTCTTGCAATCTATGGGATTCAGACAATAACATCTACAATATACCCTATGTCCGAAGATTACTGCCTGGTGTTCCCTGCATAATTGTCCGTCTTGCATGTCATATGCAGGGTTTTTATGTTTTCAAAGGAAATCCCAAAAATATATCTTCATGGGATGATTTATCAGGACCTGGCATCGTCATGGTAAATAGAGAAAAAGGTTCTGGTGTACGTGTACTTATAGACGAACAATTTAGGAAACTTGGAATATCAGGAAAACTTATCAATGGTTATGATGTAGAAGTTTTCTCTCATTTTGCAGCAGCAAGTGCTGTATCCAGAGGTGAAGCAGATATTGCTGTGGGAAACCAAAAAACTATTTCCCAAGTAGAGAATATAGAATTCATACCAATACAAAAACAAAAATGTGATTTAGTTATTAAGAAAGAAGATTTTGAATCTCCTATTATTCAGGCAATACTTTCCGTTCTGAATTCCCAGGAATTTAAAATGGAAATTCAAGGCATTGATGTGTACGATACAAGCGAAACAGGAAAAATTATAGGAGAAAGCTAATAAAAATTATTCATATTGTGCCCAGCTAATCTCCTTTGAACGATACGCCCTTTCCCAATCATTGCCCATAATTTCCAGTATATTGAGCATACCATCATATCCAAAATATGCTCTATCCACATATATATCTCTATTTGTGGGATTTAAAACATCAAAGGCAACCTTTATTCCTATTTCTTCTGCCATGTACTTCTCCCAGGCAGAACCAATAACTGTATCAATATAAAAATCACTTAATCCTTTTTTAATCTGATATCCATCTACAGAAAATGCTACCTTGGGTGAAATACCCAAGGTGCTTAGCTCCCAGTTGAGTACTTTTTTTGCTTCTTCTCTACCCGATTTTATCATTATGACTTCAGGAATCATTTCTAATTCTTTAAATAACATCCTCACAAGGCCAATTCCTATAGTGGCATCTGCAGATATGGCAATCCTGCAGTTACGATAACGTGGAATTATCATAAGTGCCCTCTTTCTCAGTAAACCTATTACCTTTTCTTCTCCTTCTTTAATCATTTGCTCCACTTTGTCTTCAACTCCAAAATATATGCCTATTGCCCTAAGCCACCTGGCAGTATTTTCTGTGCCAATAGGCAGTGGAATATCAGAAAGAATTAAAGGTATATGATGTATCTTCTCCATTTTTTTTGCAAACTGATAACCTGCATCATGGCTTAAAAGTATATTAGCTGAAGCTGATGCTGAATTTTTAATTTCTTCCATGGAAGTATTATGTGGAAGAACTGCCTGAACATTTATCCCTAATGAATTTAAAGTTTTAATTACCCAATTTAGATCTTCCCACCATGTAGGATTTAAATTTGCCTGCGGCGATATAATATTCACACTATTTTTGTATTTCTTTTCACCTTTCTTTATAAGAGGTATGATGGCATTTAGAGCTATATCCTGTCCGTCATAACTGTTACCTCTAAATCCACCTGCAACTATAGGTATAAGTCTTGCCTTTACCTCGGACTGCATACTTTTACATATCCCTTCTATATCTTCACCTATTATATCCGCAGCACATGTACCCACCACAAACATAGTCTTAGTATTAAAAGTATTGTCTGCATCCTTTATAAGCTGCTTAAGTTTCTCCGAAGCTCCCATAATAACATCTGTTTCAAATAAACGGGTACAGCCTACTTTTCTCCTGGTAAAATCTATCTCATGCAAATCATATGCATTTGCCACTGTTGCTGCACAGCCTTGTGGTGAATGAATAACAATACTCACATCCTCTATTCCTGCTATTACACTGGCAACACCTTCAAGGGCACATCCTAAAACCGGATCCTTGCTGTGCTCACAATTATGGAATTTCAACTCATCATACATTTGCCTCTCCTCCTATGTGCATATACTGTACAATCAGGCATATCTTGCCCTAGCTTAGGTGTTAATGATTGAATAGATGCAAGGCCTGACTTTTCAGGAAAAACCATTCTTTTAGATAATGAACTCCTTGGCCTAAAAGAATATTCCAGTGCTGTTTTAACACACTTAGCCACCTTAAGTGCTCCCCTAAAGCCAAATCTCGGACGATTTAGTATAGCATTTAAATCCACCAAAGGTATGGTTGGAAAGCTGAGAGAAGAACCAAAATAAACAGCTGAATCCTCACTTAGTCCCCCAAGAAAAGCCAACAATTCCTCTTCCGTCTGCTTCATGGATTCATATTTACCAAAAGCAACAGTACCTTTTGTAATTAAAACCTCAGGATCCAATCCAGTTTCTAATAAATAATCTATACTTGTTTCCCTTGCCTCTGTACTCCAAGGATGAAAATTAAATATAACCGGACGCATTCCAAGATCACGTTCAAGCATATGCGCAATAGATAATGATTTAATAGCATCATGTCCCTCAACAATAGCCAGTTTCCCTTGAAGAAATTTTTTAGCTTCCTCAAATTCATCTTTTATTTCATTATATTCTCTTTGTATTAAATCTTCAGCTTCTTTTTCCATGCCTAATTTTTTAGCTGCACCTTTTAACCACTTTTTAGTGGCACTAATACCATAAGGCAATATCGTGGAGTTTAATGGAGTTCCATATTCCTCTAACATAGCGTTTCCTATGGCATAGCCTAAATCAAGACAAAGAGTGCAATTTACAGCAACACTAGGCGCCCTTTTAATTTCCTCTAAAGTACAATTGCCTGCAATAACTGAATTAACTTCTGCACCCATTCCCTTTATCAACCTTACCAGTTCTTTTACATCTGTATCCACTTCAGTTCTTTCAGGCCCCATTTTACCTCCTACAATATTTACAGAATGTGCTAATCTAGCTTTTTCTTCCTCAGTAGGAGGGTCCATAAATCTTACAATTTGTTTAAATACCAGATCAAATCCACTTCTATATTCTCCTGCAAATCCTTCACAATGTATAGGCATTATTTGGGCATTTATCTCATCTTTTATTTTATCTGCCACAGCATCCACATTATCCCCGATAATTCCAGTTGCACAGCTGGTAGCAATAAAAATTACATCTGGATGATATTTGTCATCCACTTCTTTAATGGCCCCTTTTAACCCTTTCTCTCCCCCGTATATTACATATTTTTCATCCATATTGGTACTGACTACTGCCTCATAAGGGGCACCACTGTTTCTACTGTTGGTTAACTTATATGATTGTTTAACTCCATAGGCACATCCGCTGGGGCCATGGGCAATAACAATGGAATTTCTTATACCACTTAAAATTTTTGTAGCTGTCCAAAATTTACAGGGACGGGTATGGCTGCCCTGCAGATTAGTTTTAATCTTGCCTTCTTTAGCTAAACGGTATAATCTACTCAATTTACCATGAAAAACAATACTATCATTTACACTATTCAATAAAATTCACCCCCTGAGAATTTAATTAATTGAGCATATTGCCCATTAACAACTAATTGATTTCTAGTGAAATGGGCAATATACTTAAAATTATTAGTTTATTGATTATGAGCTACCATGTATTTAAAATCCATTCTCTATCATGCTTGTTTTCCATATCGGCAAACATGGTGTTAGCAATCATGTCAGCCAGCAGCATAGCACCTTTGTATCCAATAACAGGTTGTCTCCATAACCCTGACCTATCAAAAGTCGGGAATCCCACTCTAACCATAGGAATTTTATAATCTATTGCCATAAATCTGCCTTTAGAATGTCCCATGATTAAATCCACCTCTATTGATTTATCTTTCAATCTGCGCTCTAATTCCCATAAATCGGAATTCCATATTACTTCTATATCACAATTTGCATTTTCCTCTATTTGAGTTAATCTTTGATCCTTTTGATAAGCCTTGTTATCATCTCCCAGCAAAAGAAGTACAGGCTCTAATTCGCATTCCAAACAAAACTGTGCAAGTCCTATAACCAAATCAGGATCACCATAAATTGCAACTTTTTTATTTGCAAAGAACATGTGGGCCAGATTTACCATGGTATCAATGGCTAATCCACGTTCTTCAACTAATGATTGTGGTATTGGTTTACCTGTCAACTTACTGATATTTTTCAAAAACTTATCTGTATTTTTTATGCCAACAGGTATATCCTCAATTACTGCTGGAACTTTAAATTTTGTTTCAAGCAGTTGAGCTGCAGCACCGCCTTCGTATTTACACAAGGCTATAGTACCAAGAGAATTAGCAGAATCTTCTATATCCTCTACTGTTGTATTCCCGTATGCAAATCTGGATTTATCCGGCATAATTGGTGTCATAAATGTTTCTGTATCTATAAGTATATTTCCCTTTACATCCATTTCTTTCAATATATGCTTAATTTCAGCTACATCACCGGGATTTAGCCATCCAGTTATAACATTTAATTTACCATTTGGCTCCCCTTTTTTTGCTAAAGCATTGACAAATGCTTTTACAGCTACATTATAACCCTGAACATGACTTCCACTATAACTTGGGGTATGAACTGGAATAAGGGTAACTTTTCTATCAGGATGTGATTTCTTTAGCTTCCTATTCATAATTTCCGCTATACCTTCAATATCATCACCTATGGTTTCAGTTGAACAAGTAGTAACAATAGGAATTATTCTTAAATCTGGATATCTGTCTACAAGTACCTGAACTCCTTCTTCCGCATTTTTCTTTCCACCAAAAACAGCTGCATGCTCATGTATGGAAGATGATGCCATTTCGAAATTTTCTTTAAAATGCTGTGCAAATAACAATCTGACAAACATTGAACATCCTTGTCCACCGTGCACTAAAGGAATGCAGTCCTTTAATCCGATAGATGCAAACTCTGCACCACAAGGTTGACAATTGTATATCGGATTTACTATTCCCGCCCGTTCTTTTTCTTTTATTTCTAAGGACATACTATCACCTCTATTCTAATTTATTAGTAATTTGGATTTTTTAATTCAGCATTTAATGACCTTGTTACAACTACATCTAACAATTTTGTCTGTAGGTCATTAATTACAGATTTTTTTTCTGATTCATCAAGTTCTAAAAACCACGGAAATTTCTTTTTTATAACTTCTGAAAATGCTTTTCCTTCAGTATAGAAATATTTATCCATTAATGTTTTATCTTTCACTTGCTTACCTGTACAAATTTCAAACGTAGCGTCCAAAATCCCTTTTATATTCTCCTCTCTATCCCAGGAACGAGAATAAAATTGCCACAAATAACGTTCTTGAATAAACGAAAATAATTCTTCTACTCTGTTTTTCATAGATATCCCTACACCTCTCTTATATCTTCTCCGGCAAGTTCCCAAAGTGGAGATCTGGTAGCATTATATACATCTCTTGCCAAATTTACAAAACCTTCAAATCCCATGTAAGGTCCATTGTGATATGCGTGTCCATTAATATATGGTATGTGCAGTTTTTTAACTAAATCACCAACTCTAGGACCTGTAAATATCACATCCGGTTTAACTTCATCCAAAACCTCAAAAAATTCCAATTCGTTGGCATCATCCAAATAAATTGCCCCCGTTTTTCCTCTTGCAATTACTTTTTCAAAGTCTTCCTGGTGTCCAAATTTTGATGACATTGCCACAACTTCAACACCCAAATCATCTTCAAGGGATTTTGTCCAGTGCCATAATCTAGGTCCTCCTGTCCATATGCAGGCCTTTTTACCCTTTAATTTTTCCTTGTACCAGTCAAGTTTTGGCTTCCATTTTGCATATTCTTCAGAAATTAATTCCTCTACTTTATCCTCTATTCCAAAGAATGTTCCTATTTTTCTCAGTCCTTCTGCGGTATAATCAAAGCCCCATGAATCAATATCAATACGAGGAATATTGTATGTTTTTTTCAATTCATTGGCTATATACCCTGCAGATCTGGCACAGTTAACCACACTTAGCTGGGCTTTATGCATGGACCTGAGGCCATCATAGGTACCATTACCTGTAAAATGGGCTATCACCTGGATTCCCATCCTGTCAAGATATCTGCTTAAAACATAGCTGTCTCCCTGAATATTATAATCTCCAATAAGATTTATGGTATATGGACTTTTGATTTCAGGTTCAAAAGTTCCTACCTTTTCATTCATCCAGCTAATATTGAACACATGGTGTCCTTTAGACTGGCTAACTCCTGCAAACCCGGCACATTCAGAACAAAATATATCTACGTCACCTAATTCTTTCTGCACTTCTCTCGCAACTGCTTTAGGGTCATCACCTATTAATGCTGTAGCACAGGTAGTATACACTATCATTCTTTTTATATTTGGAAATTCAGCAAAAGCCTCCAGCATACTTTGCTTTAATATTTTTTCACCGCCAAATACAACATGCCTTTCTTTAACATCTGTAGACCATGCGTGTTTAAGCTGAAAATTATCATTGTCACTTGGATAACGCTTTGTGTGCCATGTGTTATATGCACATCCCACAGGGCCGTGAATCAGCTGAATTGTATCTTTGAGGACTCCCCCTATAACAAGCTTTGATCCACAAAAGCTGCAGCCTCTTTCAGAAAGTGTTCCTGGAATGGTATTTATGTTTGCATCAGGTAAAAACATTGTGGTGTCTTCTCCAGGCTGCTTCACATAACAATGTCTTTTTCGCTCTGGAATAGTTTCATCACACTTAAATAACTTTAATGGCATTTTTTACATACCTCCTTAATTTTAAAATATTATACTTTATTTGAAGTAAACTACCTCCACTCTGTTCATACTTTTAATTCATGTATCTTTAAATTTCTAAATAATATACAAAAGAGGAGGAGGTATTTACAACAATTAGACTCATTAAGAACCTTATAGGCTTTGAGCATGCATGGAATTTTCAATTAATCCAATAGGCCATATTTCATAACCATTTGTTCTAAGTCAATAATCTTTAAAGGTTTAGGTATAACAAAATTTTTATTTTCTATAATCTTACGTGCTAATTCTCCATATTCCTTTGCCTGATTGCAGTCAGCATCATATTCAACTACTGTCTGCTTGTTAAACTCTGCTTTTTGAACTATATTATCCCTAGGTATAAAATGAATCAGTTGAGTACCTATTGCTTCGGTAAATTCCTCCATGAGTTCTAATTCTTTATCAACCATACGGCTGTTGCATATAATACCACCTAATCTGACTCCACCTTGATCTGCATATTTAAGTATACCCTTACAAATGTTATTTGCCGCATATACTGCCATCATTTCTCCAGATGCAACAATATATACTTCCTGTGCTTTTCCTTCACGAATAGGCATTGCAAATCCTCCGCATACAACGTCACCTAAAACGTCAAAGTGCACAAAGTCAAGATCAGGAGAATAAGCTCCAAGCTCTTCCATTAAATTAATTGAGGTTATAACACCCCTTCCTGCACAGCCGACGCCAGGCTCAGGTCCTCCAGATTCAACACAGCGTATATCTTTAAATCCTGTTTTAATAACAGCTTCTTCTGTTATTGAATCCTCCCCCTCTTCTCTAAGAGTATCCATTATTGTACTTTGAGTCATCTCTCCAAGTATAAGACGTGTACAGTCTGCCTTGGGGTCACACCCATGAATAAAAACCTTTTTGCCATAGAAATGAGCCAGTGCTGCAGCTGTATTTTGTTGTGTAGTTGATTTACCTATTCCACCTTTACCATAAAACGCTATCTTTCTTGTCATTTTTTATTCCCCCTTTAAATTATAAATTATTAAAATAATTAAACTTTATATTGATTTTCCGCTTTCAACTAATAGATATCACCTCCCTATTTAATTAATAGTTAATAATTAATAATTTATAGTTACATCTATTACTTTCCAATAACAGAAGATAACTGGCAGTCAACTTCTTCAAATTCCTGAACGGCCCGGAGAATCCCTTTATCTATAGGATCATACATCTCTATAGCTCTAATTCCCTCTGTTTCTAATTTTTCTTTTGGATCAAATCCAATTCTGAGTACAAGCACTGCATCACAGTCCTTTATAGATTTAATTATTCTTGAAATTTTATCATCATGTTCATCACAGTCTTCAATTCCTGTACAATATTTATTTACATCTCTTTTTTCCAAAAATTTCACGGTGCCTGAATCATATGAATAAATGTAAAATTCATCAGCATGTCCGAAATGTTGATCTATATTAATGCCTGATTTTGATGAAATTGCAAATTTATACTTTTTGCCTTTAGATATGCACTTTTCAAGATCATGTTTTTCTGCTTTAACAGAATGTTTACTTTCACAGATTCCACATCCTGCATTTCTAAAATCTATAGAGCGATCTTGGGATAAGGTGCCTATTGCATCTGCCCTACACTGTCTGCAGTGATACATTTGCTTTATATCAACTTCACATTCTTTCCTCATTTCATTCAACTCTATATTTGAAACCAGAGGCAAATGTTCAAACCTACTTCCTGGGACTGGTATCATCTGCATTATGTTTGTCATATATGCCCCGCACTCTTTAACTCTTTTAACAACTTCTTTTATATGCTTGTCATTTATTCCTTTAAGCATAACTATATTTACTTTACACACTACGCCACTGGAACATAAATAACTAAGTCCTTTAAGCTGATTATCCAAAAGTATTTCTGCCCCTTCTTCCCCTACATATTTATGACCTAGATAGTTAACTTCTTTATATATTTTTGCTCCTATTTTTTTATCTACAGCATTTATGGTTACTGTGACATGGGATACCCCAAGTTTTATAAGTTCATTTGCATAAAGTGGAAGCATAAGGCCATTAGTTGATAGACAAAATATAGTTTCTGGGGACTCTTCCCTTATAAGTGTTAAAGATTTTCTTACCTCTTGAAAATTTGCCAGTGCATCTCCGGGGCCTGCTATACCTACAACAGTTAAACTTTTCATGTTACTTTTAACTACTTTAAATTTTTCAAGGGCTTCTTCCGGACTTAAAATTTCACTTGTAACTCCAGGCCTACTTTCATTTGCACAATCATATTTTCTGCTGCAGTAATTACAGCTTATATTACATTTAGGAGCCACAGGTATATGCATTCTGGCAAATTTATGAGCGTTATCTCCAAAACAGGGATGTATATTGGATTTCATCTCCCTATTAATTGGAACATAGATTTCACATGGATTATAATCTACAGCCCTTAAATTTTTATTTTTCAACTCAATCATCTCCTTATCAGCTTTTCATTTAGAATCTTTTATATTTGCCTTAAATTACTAATTGCAGTTTAAAAACTATATTGAACCTGATGCTCTTTTATGGTATAATTTTGTTATATATGGTTAGAATTTGACATATTCTGACTCATTTTTTTGAGTATATCTCTTGGCATTTCCTTCACAAAACTAAGAGGTATGCTCTAGTTCATGTTAACCTACCTAAAACTATTCACAACTTAATTACAATTATTTTTCTATATTTCTAAATTAACTATCAATGTAACATCCAACAATAAAATATTGATCAAACATCAAGCTTTTTAGATTCTTATAAAAAGTGTTAGTATGATTTTGAATAATAATTTATATGAAAATATACCACAATTTTTCTAAAAAGGCAATAGTTTCATTAATATTTTATCAAAATAAATATACTATTAATAATAATATATCAAAAATATAGCATTTAAATTGATATATTGATAGTTACCTAAATCTCTACTCTTTTTATTTACACATCTCCTTTTCTAATTTTTAATAGCAATGATATCACATAACGTTTTTATGCGAATTTATTTCAATTTGTTTAAAACACTATATTATTATATTGTTAATATTGTAATGTAATGTTTCGTAAATTGCAATAGCATTTTGATTATTTATCAGAAAAACTATAATTTATTGATAAATAGTTAATTATTTATTGTCTTTACAAACGATTTACTATATTATTTTGGAATTTCATAATAAAAGCTTATCTCATATTAAATCAAAATCCATTACAATAACTTGACTTTTATCGAAATAAAAAATATAATAATACGAAACAATATAAAATATATTAAAAACATCCATTTATATTGTGTAATATAAATTTTTATATCAAAATATTATGTTTAGTATAAAAATATTATCATACTTTATTGAACATTAAGGACTGATATTAAATAAAAGATGTATCACCTGAAATTCAAAAATAATGGTGAGGTGCTTGCAGTGAATTTCTTTGAAGTAATTGGAAATAGCATTCTTATTGAACTTAATAAAAAAAATTGGACTCAATCTATGTTTGCCCATAAGATTGGAGTTTCAGATGAGGTATTTAAACAAATTGTACAAGGTAAGAAAGCACTAAATGCTGTTGAAATAGCTAAAATTGCAGATACTTTAGATGTGGATCCAGAAAAGCTTTTAAGGGAAGAGAAAAAAATTTATTGTGAAGATAATTTATCCGAAAAATTCATTAACAGCTTTTACAACAAAGATAATTTTAAACTTATATATTTCATAATTGAAGAATATATAAATATGGAGGAAGATTTGCATGAATTCAAATTATCTAAAAAGAATACTTCTGGAAAATGACATCAAAAGTATCAAATCCAAAATTAATATATTAATAGAAGAAAATCACATCATTAATCCTATAATAAAGGATGATATGTTTAAACTATTAGAATCAGTAGGTAAAGTACTCTATTATCCTATCAAGGATAATGTGTGTGCTTTTTATGTTAAAGCAGACAATAATCATTTCAAAGAAAATATTATCTTCA
This window of the Clostridium kluyveri DSM 555 genome carries:
- a CDS encoding nitrogenase component 1, translated to MSLEIKEKERAGIVNPIYNCQPCGAEFASIGLKDCIPLVHGGQGCSMFVRLLFAQHFKENFEMASSSIHEHAAVFGGKKNAEEGVQVLVDRYPDLRIIPIVTTCSTETIGDDIEGIAEIMNRKLKKSHPDRKVTLIPVHTPSYSGSHVQGYNVAVKAFVNALAKKGEPNGKLNVITGWLNPGDVAEIKHILKEMDVKGNILIDTETFMTPIMPDKSRFAYGNTTVEDIEDSANSLGTIALCKYEGGAAAQLLETKFKVPAVIEDIPVGIKNTDKFLKNISKLTGKPIPQSLVEERGLAIDTMVNLAHMFFANKKVAIYGDPDLVIGLAQFCLECELEPVLLLLGDDNKAYQKDQRLTQIEENANCDIEVIWNSDLWELERRLKDKSIEVDLIMGHSKGRFMAIDYKIPMVRVGFPTFDRSGLWRQPVIGYKGAMLLADMIANTMFADMENKHDREWILNTW
- a CDS encoding nitrogenase component 1, giving the protein MNSVNDSIVFHGKLSRLYRLAKEGKIKTNLQGSHTRPCKFWTATKILSGIRNSIVIAHGPSGCAYGVKQSYKLTNSRNSGAPYEAVVSTNMDEKYVIYGGEKGLKGAIKEVDDKYHPDVIFIATSCATGIIGDNVDAVADKIKDEINAQIMPIHCEGFAGEYRSGFDLVFKQIVRFMDPPTEEEKARLAHSVNIVGGKMGPERTEVDTDVKELVRLIKGMGAEVNSVIAGNCTLEEIKRAPSVAVNCTLCLDLGYAIGNAMLEEYGTPLNSTILPYGISATKKWLKGAAKKLGMEKEAEDLIQREYNEIKDEFEEAKKFLQGKLAIVEGHDAIKSLSIAHMLERDLGMRPVIFNFHPWSTEARETSIDYLLETGLDPEVLITKGTVAFGKYESMKQTEEELLAFLGGLSEDSAVYFGSSLSFPTIPLVDLNAILNRPRFGFRGALKVAKCVKTALEYSFRPRSSLSKRMVFPEKSGLASIQSLTPKLGQDMPDCTVYAHRRRGKCMMS
- a CDS encoding DUF6262 family protein, whose protein sequence is MPSSHVRNIKGLKEYAQDKKEEVTKRVDATIQKLIIEKKPINFNSVSIEANVSKTYLYTHKDVRKRIEELRVRQIEVFSSKNMKKQMTENNKDTLLIAKNKKIKELSEEVKRLKQELMYLQGKIYDKS
- a CDS encoding substrate-binding domain-containing protein is translated as MKDKTSLSAQEVAELLDISKNTVYDLIKKGELPSYRIGRKVRVDIEDVEYYKNKSRTNNIKIINPITERKTQVPQQQSLTEDKNFIICGQELLLDVLTQHLGHYPNEFQVLRRYIGGYDGLINLYKGNASVTSCNLWDSDNNIYNIPYVRRLLPGVPCIIVRLACHMQGFYVFKGNPKNISSWDDLSGPGIVMVNREKGSGVRVLIDEQFRKLGISGKLINGYDVEVFSHFAAASAVSRGEADIAVGNQKTISQVENIEFIPIQKQKCDLVIKKEDFESPIIQAILSVLNSQEFKMEIQGIDVYDTSETGKIIGES
- a CDS encoding nitrogenase component 1, whose product is MYDELKFHNCEHSKDPVLGCALEGVASVIAGIEDVSIVIHSPQGCAATVANAYDLHEIDFTRRKVGCTRLFETDVIMGASEKLKQLIKDADNTFNTKTMFVVGTCAADIIGEDIEGICKSMQSEVKARLIPIVAGGFRGNSYDGQDIALNAIIPLIKKGEKKYKNSVNIISPQANLNPTWWEDLNWVIKTLNSLGINVQAVLPHNTSMEEIKNSASASANILLSHDAGYQFAKKMEKIHHIPLILSDIPLPIGTENTARWLRAIGIYFGVEDKVEQMIKEGEEKVIGLLRKRALMIIPRYRNCRIAISADATIGIGLVRMLFKELEMIPEVIMIKSGREEAKKVLNWELSTLGISPKVAFSVDGYQIKKGLSDFYIDTVIGSAWEKYMAEEIGIKVAFDVLNPTNRDIYVDRAYFGYDGMLNILEIMGNDWERAYRSKEISWAQYE
- a CDS encoding ABC transporter substrate-binding protein, which encodes MEAFKILHRVHINKVETFNLGHSSSLSIDNNTAAGITPKIKTVSSPFDKEVNIEELIKSKPDVVVLWSGKEALQKKIEQLNIPVVIISYDTPEELKKSVTLMGNLLGEEETKKASQFCSYYDSNIKRITEKTSSISDNDKLKVYYSADSPLSTDGNNSIVTSWIEIAGGINTAAQNGVKGMSQTVSMENVVQWNPDVIIVRDAPNKDAILKDERFKDINAVKNNKVYINPKGVNVWCARSGDNALQVLWAAKTLYPDMFTDIDMNKEVEEFYKAYYNYNVNSEDLEDIMNPKK